A window of the Candidatus Tisiphia endosymbiont of Dascillus cervinus genome harbors these coding sequences:
- the rpsD gene encoding 30S ribosomal protein S4 gives MTKIINSKYKASRRLGVSLWGDSKDAFNTRNYRPGQHGQNSMVKTSDYGLHLKAKQKLKCHYGRINEKQFRNTFTLAQKMKGNTGENFIALLERRLDAVIYRMNIAPTIFAARQFVTHGHIKVNGKKVNIPSIRLKEGDVIELKESAKQIPVILETASKQGNIVPSYLTFDSNSLSGQFVKIPVISDVPYPFEPEVHLVVELYSR, from the coding sequence GTGACAAAAATTATTAATTCTAAATATAAGGCTAGCAGAAGACTTGGTGTAAGCCTGTGGGGCGATAGTAAAGATGCCTTCAATACAAGAAATTATCGTCCTGGTCAACATGGTCAGAATAGTATGGTTAAAACTTCTGATTATGGTCTACATTTGAAGGCTAAACAAAAACTTAAATGCCATTATGGTAGAATTAACGAGAAGCAATTTAGAAATACTTTTACTCTCGCACAAAAAATGAAAGGCAATACGGGTGAAAATTTTATAGCCCTATTGGAAAGAAGGCTTGACGCTGTTATATACAGAATGAATATTGCACCAACGATTTTTGCTGCAAGACAATTTGTTACCCATGGTCACATTAAAGTGAATGGTAAAAAGGTTAATATCCCAAGTATAAGACTAAAAGAAGGAGATGTCATCGAGCTAAAGGAATCAGCAAAACAAATCCCTGTAATACTCGAGACAGCTAGCAAACAAGGAAACATTGTACCAAGCTATTTAACTTTTGATTCCAATTCATTGTCGGGTCAGTTTGTCAAAATCCCAGTAATTTCTGATGTTCCGTACCCATTTGAACCAGAAGTACATTTAGTAGTTGAACTCTATTCAAGATAA
- a CDS encoding DNA recombination protein RmuC, with the protein MSYIPLLLTTGLVVLFGLFAWFYHKTTKLNAELGFLSNNYLETSKQNQILQQEKISYIQKIEQLSSKVDYQNQLIAEADKARQESYVSAKNALFDLGNELSKQLIEIHRRENQEARELSEKNISGATSKFNNEFERLINMVGSLSRDIEQSKGTVDIIKQSLLSPSGAGLLAEITLENILKSSGLRSNLDFIIQYSVTTTDNLKLRPDALVFLPSGNLMVIDAKASKFLVDLGQDSSNLSKTMNNHLKSLNSKDYAENVLASFQDKKEHFGNIVTLMFVPTEQAIEKILIADNNFLYKAWESNIFPVGPVGLMNMLSFAKFQISDYRRSENHKLIIEEVRKLLTSIASLAEHSQKLGNNIQHIVNNYDKFAASFNRHFLSKARNIQKLGIDIGNKTIQHPIERYQLVSSKSEIIDAQLLESSDKIKELE; encoded by the coding sequence ATGAGTTATATTCCATTATTGCTTACTACCGGACTTGTTGTTTTATTTGGTTTATTTGCTTGGTTTTATCATAAGACAACCAAATTAAATGCAGAATTAGGCTTTCTATCAAATAACTATTTAGAAACAAGTAAGCAGAATCAAATTTTGCAGCAAGAAAAAATTTCTTATATCCAAAAAATTGAGCAATTATCTAGTAAAGTAGACTATCAGAATCAATTGATAGCTGAAGCAGATAAAGCAAGGCAGGAGTCATATGTATCGGCAAAAAATGCTTTATTTGATCTTGGTAATGAATTGTCTAAACAATTAATTGAAATTCATAGACGGGAAAATCAAGAAGCAAGAGAATTATCAGAAAAAAATATTTCGGGGGCAACAAGCAAATTTAATAACGAGTTTGAACGTTTAATAAACATGGTTGGGTCATTAAGTAGGGATATCGAACAATCTAAAGGAACAGTAGACATTATTAAACAATCCCTTCTTTCTCCATCTGGAGCTGGATTACTTGCTGAAATTACTCTTGAGAACATTCTAAAATCATCAGGTCTACGTTCTAATTTAGACTTTATCATACAATATTCTGTGACAACTACCGATAATTTAAAACTGAGACCAGATGCCCTAGTTTTCTTACCTTCTGGTAACTTAATGGTTATAGATGCAAAAGCTTCAAAGTTTTTAGTAGATTTAGGGCAAGATAGTTCTAATCTTAGTAAAACCATGAATAATCATTTAAAGTCCTTAAATAGTAAAGATTACGCGGAAAATGTTTTAGCTAGTTTCCAAGATAAAAAGGAACATTTTGGTAATATAGTTACTTTGATGTTTGTCCCTACTGAACAGGCAATTGAAAAAATTCTGATTGCAGATAATAATTTTTTATACAAGGCCTGGGAAAGCAATATTTTCCCAGTTGGTCCAGTAGGACTTATGAATATGCTATCATTTGCTAAATTCCAAATTTCAGATTATAGACGGTCAGAAAATCACAAATTAATTATAGAAGAGGTAAGAAAATTATTGACCTCTATTGCTTCGTTAGCGGAGCATTCGCAGAAACTTGGCAATAATATTCAGCATATAGTCAATAATTATGATAAATTTGCCGCTTCTTTTAATCGACATTTTTTATCTAAGGCTAGGAATATTCAAAAATTAGGCATAGATATTGGTAACAAAACAATCCAGCATCCTATAGAGCGTTATCAGCTTGTTTCATCAAAATCTGAAATTATTGATGCCCAGTTGCTCGAATCATCCGATAAAATCAAGGAATTAGAATAG
- a CDS encoding LicD family protein, translating into MHKNHKKTNNFFFKIAGVIIITYGLYLGYVEFYDHQWRYVTPTDQQVQKYTISENKALSLYQLMKDTHEILTKHNIQYWITSGTLLGTARHKGLIPYDDDLDIAIMHADEIRLQDILTDFVKLGYKTYHQDFYTICNKVCIDIFIFRPKDNMFIYANFRTLRRFPNDFFYIDEVFPLKKYKFGEIEVYGPHEFKGNLDRQYPEWDKYGIIQQPHSYFVTLSPIEQKTKFILTPKLLKPAMPTGPLEDRVIPKLLTKE; encoded by the coding sequence ATGCACAAAAATCATAAAAAAACTAATAACTTTTTCTTTAAAATAGCTGGAGTAATTATAATTACTTATGGTTTGTATCTAGGCTATGTAGAGTTTTATGATCACCAATGGAGATATGTAACTCCTACCGACCAACAAGTACAGAAATATACAATTAGTGAAAATAAAGCCCTAAGCTTATACCAATTAATGAAAGATACTCATGAAATATTGACTAAACATAACATACAATATTGGATTACAAGTGGTACACTTCTTGGGACAGCAAGGCATAAAGGTCTTATACCTTATGATGATGACTTAGATATTGCTATAATGCACGCTGATGAAATAAGGTTACAAGATATACTAACAGATTTTGTCAAGTTAGGTTATAAAACTTACCATCAAGATTTTTACACTATATGCAACAAGGTATGTATAGATATTTTTATTTTCCGTCCAAAAGACAACATGTTTATATATGCTAATTTCAGAACGTTACGTAGATTTCCTAATGATTTCTTTTATATTGACGAAGTATTTCCACTGAAGAAATATAAATTTGGTGAGATTGAAGTTTATGGTCCTCATGAATTTAAAGGTAACCTAGATAGGCAATACCCAGAATGGGATAAATACGGGATAATTCAGCAACCGCATAGTTATTTTGTTACTCTTTCACCTATTGAACAAAAGACTAAATTCATTTTAACTCCGAAATTATTAAAGCCAGCTATGCCAACTGGTCCTTTAGAAGACCGGGTAATTCCAAAATTACTAACTAAAGAGTAA
- a CDS encoding sugar phosphate nucleotidyltransferase, which translates to MKVKPVIMAGGLGTRLWPLSRQMQPKQFIKIFKNLSLIQKTLITNRTLGKPTLIIAKEYELIAKEQLRELNIEADLII; encoded by the coding sequence ATGAAAGTAAAACCAGTAATTATGGCTGGTGGTCTAGGAACTAGATTATGGCCATTATCACGACAGATGCAACCAAAACAATTTATAAAAATATTTAAGAATTTGAGTTTAATACAAAAAACCTTGATTACAAACAGAACTTTAGGCAAACCAACTTTAATAATTGCTAAGGAATATGAATTAATAGCAAAAGAGCAACTTAGAGAGCTAAATATAGAAGCAGACTTAATAATATAG